A genomic segment from Anaerolineales bacterium encodes:
- the rdgB gene encoding non-canonical purine NTP pyrophosphatase, RdgB/HAM1 family, translated as MQRLLIATGNRGKLVEIRSLLDGMVIDLVIPEMLGISLHVDETGATYEENAALKAEAFAKASGLVTLADDSGLEVDLLGGLPGIRSARFSPLPGASDADRRAYLLGLLDGQPRPWKAHFHCTVAIATPALKLYYAQGNCPGEIIPEERGTNGFGYDPIFLLTERHLTMAELSMDEKNQHSHRARAIKAAIPILGALLP; from the coding sequence ATGCAGCGTTTATTGATCGCCACTGGAAACCGGGGAAAACTGGTAGAGATTCGCTCTCTACTCGACGGAATGGTAATCGATCTTGTCATCCCCGAGATGCTGGGCATCTCCCTGCACGTGGACGAGACTGGCGCTACCTACGAAGAGAATGCCGCCTTGAAGGCAGAGGCATTTGCGAAAGCCTCCGGATTGGTGACCCTGGCGGATGATTCGGGGTTGGAGGTGGATCTGTTGGGAGGCCTACCCGGGATACGCTCGGCGCGTTTCTCCCCGCTGCCTGGTGCCAGTGATGCCGATCGGCGGGCCTATCTGCTGGGCTTGTTGGATGGACAGCCCCGCCCATGGAAAGCTCACTTTCACTGCACGGTGGCAATCGCTACTCCAGCCCTCAAGCTCTATTATGCCCAAGGGAATTGTCCGGGTGAGATTATTCCCGAGGAACGTGGCACGAATGGTTTCGGCTATGACCCGATCTTTCTGCTCACCGAGCGTCACCTGACCATGGCTGAGCTGAGTATGGATGAAAAAAACCAACACAGCCATCGTGCCAGGGCAATAAAAGCTGCCATTCCTATCCTTGGTGCGTTGCTGCCCTGA
- a CDS encoding RNA polymerase subunit sigma, whose translation MVNPETAPQKVEALDTLMEKAEVQGYLTTGDILEVFPWDGEDDERLMELFGLLHRQGVEIVIEEDTDAEPDLTKLESSGLDLNPSILETSFLPSLENISADDSVGLYLKEMSRVPLLSLEEEVSLAQRIERAKQAKARLTKLSVKGSLRLRQELEGIIQDGVLAREHLIKANTRLVVSVAKKYIGRGVAFLDLIQEGNLGLMKAVSKFEYQRGFRFSTYATWWIRQTITRSIADQSRTIRIPVHMTDRLRIMYKAAHKLEQSFGRPPTQDELCLEIGVCHDKLRWMIEVARIPVSLESPVGDEDDTELGMFVEDTITPSPSQTTYDNMLRERVEQVLSTLSPREARILRLRFGLENGHPYTLEEVGHKFGLTRERIRQIEGKALRRLRHPFRARLLREYL comes from the coding sequence ATGGTCAACCCAGAAACCGCACCGCAAAAAGTTGAAGCCCTCGATACATTAATGGAAAAAGCGGAGGTTCAAGGGTATCTCACCACCGGAGACATCCTGGAGGTCTTCCCGTGGGATGGAGAAGATGACGAACGCTTGATGGAGCTGTTTGGCCTGCTTCACCGTCAGGGTGTCGAAATCGTCATTGAAGAAGATACCGATGCTGAGCCGGATCTGACCAAGCTTGAAAGTTCTGGGTTGGATCTGAATCCTTCCATCCTGGAGACATCCTTTCTACCCAGCCTCGAAAACATCTCTGCCGATGATAGCGTGGGGTTGTACCTCAAGGAGATGTCACGCGTGCCACTGCTTTCGCTCGAGGAGGAAGTCAGCCTGGCTCAACGCATTGAGCGGGCGAAACAAGCCAAGGCCAGGCTCACCAAGTTGAGTGTAAAAGGCAGCCTCAGGCTGAGACAAGAGCTAGAAGGCATCATTCAGGATGGGGTTCTGGCCCGCGAGCACCTGATTAAAGCCAACACCCGTTTGGTGGTCAGCGTCGCCAAGAAATATATAGGGCGCGGCGTCGCCTTCCTGGACCTGATCCAGGAGGGTAACTTGGGCTTAATGAAAGCCGTCTCAAAGTTTGAGTATCAGCGCGGCTTCCGTTTCTCCACCTACGCCACCTGGTGGATCAGGCAGACCATCACACGCTCCATTGCTGACCAGAGCCGGACCATCCGCATCCCAGTGCATATGACCGACCGCCTGCGCATAATGTACAAGGCAGCCCACAAGTTGGAGCAAAGCTTCGGACGCCCACCCACCCAGGACGAGCTGTGCCTCGAAATTGGTGTCTGCCACGATAAGTTGCGTTGGATGATTGAGGTGGCGCGCATCCCGGTCTCACTTGAAAGCCCGGTGGGCGATGAGGATGACACGGAGTTGGGTATGTTCGTGGAAGACACGATCACCCCCTCTCCATCACAGACCACCTACGATAATATGCTGCGCGAGCGTGTTGAACAGGTCTTATCCACGTTGTCACCGCGTGAAGCGCGCATCCTGCGCCTGCGCTTCGGGCTGGAGAACGGCCATCCGTACACCCTTGAGGAAGTGGGGCACAAGTTCGGTCTGACACGTGAGCGCATCCGCCAGATCGAAGGTAAGGCTCTGCGGAGATTACGCCACCCCTTCCGGGCAAGATTACTCAGGGAATATCTATAA
- a CDS encoding alpha/beta hydrolase — protein sequence MPVCANLYYSHHGESGTENPPLILIHGAGGTHLYWPPEIRRLPGYSIYAVDLPGHGKSALIGGQQNISDYASHLIQWLEAMQLRRAVIVGHSMGGAIALHMAIQHADHVVGLGLISSGARLRVHPEVLNYASDQTTYLKAVDMLVAYSYSASASHQLVELASRRMLETRQSVFLGDLLACDRFDVMDRLGSIQQPTLVVCGTEDQMTPVRYAQYLANSIPHAQLSIIPNAGHMVMLEQPALLAASLLSFLQGVSFNPGEGV from the coding sequence ATGCCCGTCTGTGCAAATCTATATTATTCCCATCACGGCGAGAGCGGCACAGAAAATCCCCCATTGATACTGATTCATGGTGCTGGAGGCACTCATTTATATTGGCCTCCAGAAATCCGGCGACTGCCCGGGTATAGTATTTATGCAGTCGACTTGCCTGGACATGGAAAATCTGCCCTGATTGGAGGCCAGCAGAATATCAGCGACTATGCCAGCCACCTGATCCAATGGCTGGAGGCAATGCAGCTACGCAGGGCCGTCATCGTGGGCCATTCCATGGGCGGTGCCATTGCCCTGCATATGGCGATCCAGCACGCCGATCATGTGGTTGGATTGGGCTTGATCAGCAGCGGGGCACGTTTGAGGGTGCACCCGGAAGTATTAAATTATGCCTCCGACCAAACCACCTACCTAAAAGCGGTAGATATGCTCGTAGCTTATTCGTACAGCGCCAGCGCTTCGCACCAATTAGTGGAATTGGCCTCGCGGCGCATGCTGGAGACCCGGCAGAGCGTTTTTTTGGGAGATTTATTAGCCTGTGACCGATTTGATGTCATGGACAGGCTGGGGTCGATCCAGCAACCCACTCTGGTGGTATGTGGCACCGAAGACCAGATGACGCCCGTGCGTTATGCGCAATACCTGGCCAATTCCATCCCACATGCTCAGTTGAGCATCATCCCCAACGCCGGCCATATGGTGATGCTTGAACAACCAGCGCTTCTGGCAGCCAGCCTGCTCTCTTTTTTACAGGGTGTCTCATTTAATCCGGGTGAGGGAGTGTAA
- a CDS encoding deoxynucleoside kinase, which yields MYLAIEGVIGVGKTTLARLLQPAFQSALVLEVFEENPFLSDFYSDRQRYAFQTQIFFLLSRYYQQRRSVPEIIRRGESLITDYTFTKDALFARINLAGDELDMYYRVHDALAEKIPLPNLIIYLRADLEVLMQRIASRDRPYERNIERGYIEELCSAYDAFFLENQARNIGESVTVLILDTNELDYVRRPEDLKLVENRIRQTLKQVPFQATLPMIDEL from the coding sequence ATGTACCTAGCCATAGAGGGAGTCATCGGTGTTGGAAAAACCACCCTGGCGCGCCTGCTGCAGCCTGCTTTTCAATCTGCGCTGGTCCTGGAAGTTTTCGAGGAAAATCCATTTCTTTCAGATTTTTATTCCGATAGGCAACGGTACGCATTTCAGACCCAGATTTTCTTTCTCCTGAGCAGGTATTACCAGCAGCGGCGCTCCGTTCCTGAGATCATCAGAAGGGGCGAGTCGCTAATCACTGATTACACTTTTACCAAGGATGCCCTATTCGCCCGTATCAACCTGGCCGGAGACGAGCTGGACATGTATTATCGAGTGCATGACGCCCTGGCTGAGAAGATCCCCCTGCCTAATCTGATCATTTACTTGCGGGCAGACCTCGAAGTGCTCATGCAGCGGATTGCCTCGCGTGACCGCCCTTACGAGCGTAATATTGAACGCGGCTATATTGAAGAGCTGTGTTCAGCATATGATGCGTTCTTCCTGGAAAACCAGGCCCGAAACATCGGCGAAAGTGTGACCGTGCTCATCCTGGATACCAACGAGCTGGATTATGTCCGGCGGCCGGAAGACCTTAAGCTGGTCGAGAACCGCATCAGGCAGACCCTAAAACAGGTGCCCTTCCAAGCTACCTTACCCATGATCGATGAGCTGTGA